In one Ischnura elegans chromosome 13, ioIscEleg1.1, whole genome shotgun sequence genomic region, the following are encoded:
- the LOC124170421 gene encoding uncharacterized protein LOC124170421 — MASNISASSAEQFVEERLLIGLFASPLLQHKELLDMLEDIDVRYPRQRTLLHVGVGLGKTDWVEELLARGADTDITDDSQQNALSSAEEMVRQFPDDVERSKVLNLVTLVHRRDQVILRRLEASSSRCTDNVTPVASPECGIESLKFSVDSLRREMKSLVRQLSSSLEELKAQVCGRDTLLRYLEEAVASTAEDVTCIKCGLIGEASISQPTSDPSRARQECVDAMMRKTRIVYGDRVDEMRGLYERLYDEDECTACIIKFLSRDYRLKVMVDFESK; from the coding sequence ATGGCAAGCAACATTTCTGCTAGCAGCGCtgagcaatttgttgaggagaggcttcTGATTGGATTGTTTGCTAGTCCATTGCTTCAGCATAAAGAGCTGCTGGACATGTTGGAAGATATCGATGTTCGTTATCCACGGCAAAGAACACTATTGCATGTTGGTGTGGGACTTGGAAAAACTGACTGGGTGGAGGAACTATTGGCGAGAGGGGCCGATACAGACATAACAGATGACagtcaacagaatgcattgtcttcggctgaggagatggtgcggcagttccctgaTGATGTAGAACGCTCAAAAGTGCTGAATTTGGTGACGTTGGTTCACAGGAGAGACCAAGTTATTTTGCGTCGTCTGGAAGCATCATCGAGTAGATGCACTGACAATGTAACACCCGTGGCAAGCCCAGAATGTGGTATTGAATCTCTCAAATTCTCCgtggactcattgaggcgagagatgaaatctcttgtgcgacagctgagctcatcCTTGGAGGAACTCAAGGCACAGGTGTGTGGACGTGACACCCTGTTGCGTTACCTGGAAGAAGCCGTGGCGTCAACAGCGGAAGATGTGACGTGTATCAAATGTGGTCTTATTGGGGAGGCATCTATAAGTCAACCTACATCCGATCCGTCCAGAGCAAGGCAGGAGTGTGTGGACGCCATGATGCGAAAGACTAGGATAGTGTATGGAGATCGAGTTGATGAAATGCGAGgattgtatgagagactgtatgatgaAGATGAGTGCACTGCttgtattattaagtttttaagtcGGGATTATCGGCTGAAGGTGATGGTGGACTTTGAATCTAAGTAA